From Scytonema millei VB511283, the proteins below share one genomic window:
- the galE gene encoding UDP-glucose 4-epimerase GalE, with product MSSVKPTILVTGGAGYIGSHAVLALKRAAYGVVVLDNLVYGHRDLVEQVLQVDLIVGDINDRPLLDELFAKYDIAAVMHFSAYAYVGESVTTPDKYYRNNVVATLTLLEAMQAASIDKFVFSSTCATYGVPKTVPIPEDHPQSPINPYGATKLMVERILADFDVAYGFKSVCFRYFNAAGADPTGLLGEDHDPETHLIPLVLQTALGKRQSVSIFGTDYDTPDGTCIRDYIHVTDLANAHILGVEYLLQGGDSTIFNLGNGNGFSVREIIDTAKQVTGREIKVVESDRRAGDPPALVGSGEKARKILGWNPQYPEIDKIISHAWNWHQKRHG from the coding sequence ATGTCGTCTGTAAAACCTACAATCTTAGTTACTGGTGGAGCGGGATATATTGGTTCCCATGCAGTATTAGCACTCAAACGGGCTGCATACGGTGTAGTCGTTCTCGATAACCTTGTGTACGGACATCGCGATTTGGTCGAACAGGTTTTACAGGTGGATTTGATTGTTGGTGATATTAACGATCGCCCCTTACTAGACGAATTATTTGCTAAGTACGACATCGCCGCTGTCATGCACTTTTCCGCATATGCATATGTGGGCGAATCTGTCACGACTCCAGATAAATATTATCGTAATAACGTCGTTGCCACGCTCACCTTACTAGAGGCAATGCAGGCTGCATCGATCGATAAATTCGTCTTCTCTTCTACTTGCGCTACTTACGGCGTACCTAAAACAGTACCGATTCCCGAAGACCATCCCCAAAGTCCAATTAATCCCTACGGTGCGACTAAATTGATGGTAGAGCGAATTTTAGCTGACTTTGATGTTGCCTATGGCTTCAAATCTGTCTGTTTTCGCTACTTTAATGCTGCTGGTGCAGATCCAACCGGATTGCTAGGAGAAGACCACGATCCAGAAACTCATTTAATTCCTTTGGTATTGCAAACAGCTTTAGGTAAGCGCCAGTCTGTCTCAATTTTTGGTACTGATTACGATACTCCTGATGGAACTTGTATTCGCGATTACATCCACGTTACCGATTTAGCCAACGCTCATATTCTGGGCGTGGAATATCTTTTACAAGGTGGAGATTCAACAATTTTTAATTTAGGTAACGGTAATGGTTTTTCAGTTAGAGAAATCATTGACACTGCCAAGCAAGTTACAGGAAGAGAAATTAAAGTTGTAGAAAGCGATCGCCGCGCTGGAGATCCACCCGCACTCGTCGGTAGTGGTGAAAAAGCAAGAAAAATTCTGGGTTGGAATCCCCAATATCCAGAGATAGATAAAATTATCAGTCATGCTTGGAACTGGCATCAAAAACGACATGGATAA
- a CDS encoding GNAT family N-acetyltransferase, giving the protein MTTIAQSDRLIIRSWIPEEDARSAFQIYSDPEVTRFIKTKTTSIEDAIKLLQRWVILSTQLNGGGFWAVVSKATPEILGTIILIPLRDEAEQWTQNYEIGWHLKKSAWGNGYATEAAKAILDYGFNTLKLPTIYSIARPENTTSIRVMQRLNMIPIGRTNKYYHMELEIFKLGKLT; this is encoded by the coding sequence ATGACTACCATTGCCCAAAGCGATCGCCTCATCATTCGTAGTTGGATTCCTGAAGAGGATGCAAGATCGGCTTTTCAGATCTATAGCGATCCAGAAGTGACGCGATTTATTAAAACTAAAACTACTAGTATTGAAGATGCAATTAAACTACTTCAACGCTGGGTAATATTATCAACTCAACTTAATGGTGGAGGCTTTTGGGCAGTTGTAAGTAAAGCAACGCCAGAAATTCTCGGTACGATTATTCTCATTCCCTTGCGAGATGAAGCAGAACAATGGACGCAAAATTATGAAATTGGCTGGCATTTGAAAAAATCTGCTTGGGGAAATGGATACGCTACTGAAGCGGCAAAAGCCATTCTCGATTATGGATTTAATACTCTAAAATTACCCACAATCTACTCAATTGCTAGACCCGAAAATACAACTTCAATCCGCGTGATGCAAAGATTGAACATGATACCAATTGGACGCACTAATAAGTACTACCATATGGAACTTGAGATATTTAAATTGGGCAAACTCACATAA
- a CDS encoding gamma-glutamylcyclotransferase, giving the protein MKSEAVLLAVAMILNRAYLESGLLQKAIAQSKLGKHLLSEAELQASIQQTLARQKPNSDIWLFAYGSLIWNPIFHFAEYRTGTIYGLHRRFCLWTPLGRGTPDNPGLVLGLDRGGSCRGIAYRIAAANVMSELTIVWRREMIVGSYVPTWVKFYHDKQVVEAIAFVVNRHRSGYAGNISFDATVDTLATAKGELGSSADYLFQTVDGLNSVGIKDKPLLCLRDRVIAKQQGI; this is encoded by the coding sequence TTGAAGTCTGAGGCAGTTCTTCTCGCCGTTGCTATGATTCTCAACCGCGCCTATCTCGAATCAGGGCTGCTACAAAAAGCGATCGCTCAATCTAAATTGGGAAAACACCTGCTGAGTGAGGCGGAGTTGCAAGCCTCGATTCAACAAACTTTAGCGCGACAAAAACCCAATTCCGATATTTGGTTGTTTGCCTACGGTTCTCTGATTTGGAACCCAATTTTTCATTTTGCTGAATATCGCACTGGGACGATTTACGGTTTGCATCGCCGTTTTTGCCTCTGGACTCCTCTCGGTCGCGGTACGCCGGATAATCCTGGTTTGGTTTTGGGACTCGATCGCGGTGGTAGTTGTCGCGGCATTGCCTACAGAATTGCTGCGGCTAATGTTATGTCGGAATTAACGATTGTCTGGCGGCGAGAAATGATTGTTGGTTCTTACGTCCCTACTTGGGTCAAATTCTATCACGATAAGCAAGTTGTAGAGGCGATCGCTTTTGTTGTGAATCGACATCGTTCGGGTTACGCGGGTAATATTTCTTTTGACGCTACTGTTGATACTCTTGCCACTGCTAAGGGAGAACTCGGTTCTAGTGCTGATTATTTGTTTCAAACTGTGGACGGATTAAATAGTGTCGGAATTAAGGATAAGCCGCTTTTATGTTTGCGCGATCGCGTGATTGCTAAGCAACAAGGGATTTAA
- a CDS encoding EAL domain-containing protein, giving the protein MAVYVLAGLGLEELAAVFDTAAAISPWEPSAGLHFVLLLGFGLRYTPELLLIPLLHMLVVSPLNIAPLYVLLCAIWIMLGYSLASALLLHKLHIDPYLRRFRDVFRFAIVTFITSLVVSGLYVTTLAAASSLSWSQWTVQVIREWAGEATGIAMLAPPLLLLLRIVSEAKWQVTQERPTQQIDAGWLRSQTVLECSTDLIALIVAIWLGYGFPPGLSLEYSYFVFLPLIWIAVRHGFERAVLAVLVINIGVTLLVYIRSGNNTLALQFCLMTVSYTGLLVGAAVTERQRVEASLRESQQQYQNLYDSAPDSYASIAVNGIIRSINQIGADFLGYRKQELIGRPIWLTIYQPDWQLAQQWLDRVLRERLVTSENELRKIRKDGSVVWVRERSQLLFDEDGMPTELHVICRDITERKHAEEQLLHNVFHDALTGLPNRSLFMNRLERAVEHSKRDEDYLFAVLFLDLDRFKVINDSLGHTLGDEFLIAIARRLEACIRPTDTAARLGGDEFTILLEDIDDIGDTIQVAERIQAQLTLPFNLGGQEVFTTASIGIVLRTTSNNQPEDLLRDADIAMYRAKNLGKARYEIFNPEMRNRAVARLQMETELRRAIERQEFRIHYQPIISLQTGRIVGFEALIRWQHPNRGLVYPTEFMSIAEEIGLGLALDRWVLREACRQLQQWQEQFLSSPADEESAASDSSRAIQSLTINVNLGSPQFGQAELLQHIDRVLQETHLDASSLQLEITENAIMQNHEAASVMLSQLGAMGIRLLVDDFGTGYSSLGRLHRFAIDMLKIDRSFVSNIGTSAVSLEITETIVTLAQKLDVDVTAEGVETAEQLAQLRELNCGYGQGYFFSMPLEASAAEALIVTNPRW; this is encoded by the coding sequence GTGGCGGTTTACGTTTTAGCTGGGCTAGGTCTAGAAGAATTAGCCGCTGTCTTTGACACGGCGGCAGCGATCAGCCCTTGGGAGCCATCAGCCGGACTTCACTTCGTGCTTTTGTTGGGGTTTGGTCTGCGCTATACCCCTGAGTTGCTGCTCATCCCGTTGCTACATATGTTAGTGGTGAGTCCACTAAACATTGCTCCGTTATACGTGTTGCTCTGTGCTATCTGGATAATGCTAGGCTACAGTCTAGCCAGTGCTTTGTTGCTGCACAAGTTACATATCGATCCATACCTCCGCCGTTTTCGTGACGTTTTTAGATTTGCTATTGTCACTTTTATTACATCACTCGTAGTTTCTGGACTATATGTAACGACGTTAGCGGCAGCTAGCAGTCTTTCTTGGTCTCAATGGACGGTACAAGTCATCCGCGAATGGGCTGGAGAGGCTACTGGCATTGCAATGTTAGCGCCGCCGCTTTTGCTTTTGTTACGCATAGTATCTGAGGCTAAGTGGCAGGTTACTCAAGAAAGACCGACGCAGCAGATCGACGCAGGTTGGTTGAGGAGTCAAACGGTACTGGAGTGCAGCACAGATTTGATTGCTTTAATTGTCGCTATCTGGCTCGGCTATGGATTTCCGCCAGGATTATCTTTAGAGTACAGCTATTTTGTGTTTTTGCCGTTGATTTGGATCGCTGTGCGGCACGGATTCGAGCGAGCAGTGCTAGCAGTTTTAGTCATCAATATTGGTGTCACGCTCCTGGTTTACATTCGCTCTGGAAATAATACATTAGCCTTACAGTTTTGCTTGATGACAGTTTCATACACGGGTTTGCTTGTGGGTGCTGCGGTTACAGAACGCCAGCGAGTAGAAGCGTCACTGCGAGAGAGTCAGCAACAATATCAAAATTTGTACGATTCTGCTCCCGATTCCTATGCCTCGATCGCAGTTAATGGAATTATTAGATCGATCAATCAGATCGGGGCTGATTTTCTAGGCTACCGCAAACAAGAGTTGATCGGCAGACCAATTTGGCTGACGATTTACCAACCAGATTGGCAGTTGGCTCAACAATGGTTAGATAGAGTTTTGAGGGAAAGGTTGGTCACTAGTGAAAATGAACTGCGAAAAATTCGTAAAGATGGGTCGGTTGTATGGGTTCGCGAACGCAGCCAACTGCTATTTGACGAAGATGGAATGCCTACGGAGTTGCACGTAATTTGTCGAGATATTACAGAGCGCAAGCACGCAGAGGAGCAACTGCTGCACAATGTGTTTCACGATGCCCTCACGGGTCTACCCAATCGATCTTTATTCATGAATCGCCTAGAGCGTGCGGTGGAACATAGTAAACGAGATGAAGATTATCTTTTTGCTGTCCTCTTTCTTGACTTAGATCGTTTTAAGGTCATCAATGATAGTCTTGGGCATACACTTGGGGACGAATTTCTCATTGCTATTGCTAGAAGACTAGAAGCTTGCATACGTCCTACAGATACGGCGGCGAGACTTGGGGGAGATGAATTCACAATCTTGCTTGAGGATATTGATGACATCGGCGACACGATCCAAGTCGCAGAACGGATACAAGCCCAACTGACATTGCCCTTCAATTTAGGCGGGCAAGAGGTATTTACTACAGCAAGTATTGGCATTGTCCTGAGAACGACAAGTAACAACCAGCCAGAAGACCTACTGCGCGACGCTGACATCGCTATGTACCGAGCCAAGAACTTAGGTAAAGCGCGATACGAGATCTTCAACCCAGAGATGCGCAATCGCGCCGTTGCACGGTTGCAGATGGAAACGGAGCTGCGACGAGCGATTGAGCGTCAGGAGTTTCGGATTCACTATCAGCCAATAATATCGCTGCAAACTGGTAGAATTGTAGGCTTTGAGGCGCTAATCCGCTGGCAGCATCCAAATCGAGGTCTTGTTTACCCAACCGAGTTCATGTCCATTGCCGAAGAAATCGGGCTAGGTCTTGCTCTAGATCGGTGGGTGCTGCGGGAAGCTTGTCGCCAGCTCCAACAGTGGCAAGAGCAATTCTTATCTAGCCCAGCCGACGAGGAAAGCGCCGCGAGTGATTCCTCAAGAGCAATCCAATCCTTAACCATTAACGTCAATCTTGGTAGTCCCCAGTTTGGGCAAGCTGAACTGCTACAGCACATTGATCGAGTCCTACAGGAGACTCATCTAGATGCGTCTAGTCTACAGCTAGAGATTACAGAAAATGCGATTATGCAGAATCATGAAGCGGCAAGTGTCATGCTCTCGCAACTCGGAGCTATGGGAATTCGGTTGCTTGTTGATGACTTTGGCACTGGCTATTCATCTTTAGGTCGTCTTCACCGCTTTGCGATCGATATGTTAAAAATCGATCGCTCTTTTGTTAGCAATATCGGGACTAGTGCGGTCAGTTTAGAAATTACTGAAACAATCGTGACGCTTGCCCAAAAGCTAGATGTAGACGTGACAGCAGAAGGAGTAGAAACAGCGGAGCAGTTAGCACAGTTGAGAGAATTGAACTGTGGATACGGACAGGGATATTTTTTCTCTATGCCACTAGAAGCGTCAGCAGCAGAGGCATTGATCGTGACAAATCCCCGGTGGTGA